The region GTATAATCTGGTCCTGATTTGACCAGTCTATAGATAGTAGTTGTTTTTGATCTGGACCTGATAAAATGTGGTGAAATCTCCCCTTGTTTTGCATTTAGTAGAAACAAGCTTCCCTAAATTTAAAACTAGTTTTGAGACAGAATTTAGAATTTGACATCATTAAACTGTGGAGGGAAAAAGTACTGTATCAGATACCTCAGTATTTGTTTTCATAATTCTTCTACAAAAAACTATTGTCAGAAATCCTCCAGAATTTCAGCATCGaggaaaagtgtgtgtttttaaacatCAGCTTATGACTGGTCATGaatgtacatttcagttttGGTATGGATGCTTTCAGGTTCCAGGGGAGGCGTCTGAAACGGACAGTGAGGATGAGACGGAGAATGCTGCCCGAAGCTCTGCACCGAGGCAGGAGAGCGCTCAGATACTCAAGAGAGACTTACCTCCTCTTATTGTAGTCAGAGACCACCCTGATATACAGTCTGTAGTGGAAGACAGGCCCAGCCCCTCACACAAGCCACACGGTGAGGACTGTTGTTAATAATTATGATAATTATTAGTACTCCAATGATAATATTTCCTGTCCAGTCAAGAGTCCACTTTACCAGCTTTACTTACTGGCTTTCAGTTACATTTCAGAGTCGTCACCAGTGACAGAATCATCTGGCTGTTTGGATAAATTAGAGTGCCAGCAATTGACTGATTTGTGGCCAATTATTAAATCAATTGGCCATTATTATGATAATCTGTTCACTGGTTTGAGTatattttttaaccaaaaatattAGTCAGAATTTTCTGATTCTAGCTttgtaaatgtgaacattttctgttttctttcctctgttagGACAGTGAACTGACAGTCTTTGGCTTGAGAACAAAACGAGCCATTTAAGGATGTCATCTGGGACTTTTAAcaatatttctgacattttacagaccagAACAACTAGACACTGGGAGATTTAACAGCATTGAAAATATTCTTTGTTGCTGCCCCAGAATGAGTGAAGACAGCTTTACTTGCTGTTTAAACCTGGCATCTTTGCAGCATGATCGAGCTTCAGTGTGGATTATTGTGGCATGCACACTTTCTCCattgttaaaatgtaattttttgattttcatAAAATGGGTATTAAACGATGAAACGGAAACCAATCCGCTTTACGTTTTAATAATTcaagtatgtttttttgtttacaggtGACACCCTTTTACAACAGAAGCTGCAGGAGTCTAACAATCGACTTTATTCTGATGTGGGACTGATGGTGCAGCAGGTTTACGGCAATGCCACCAAAGAGGTACGATGAAGTGTTTGAGTTAAGGCACTCCTGTGACATATATAAAATACAGTATGTGGACACAGCGCTTTTCAAGCTACATCATTCCCACAGATGCTAGTGCTCTTATTCTCTAGCTTGAATAGCAACAATAATAAAAGGTAAGCACCATACATATTATTCtatacaagaaaagcagtcagactATGCTGcaaatatggagaaaaatgCTGAAGTGCAAACCTGTTGGAACAAATGATGTGATTCATGAGGAGATTTAACAGGAAATGATGTGATGGAACTGGGAATTGTCTGAGTAGATGTTCGACGTTAAACAAACAAACGAGTGTTTACTGTAAGTGTAATGATAGCTTTGTCACACGCTTAAAATCAATCACAAcgttgtttctgtttctgtgaaaGATTCGcactgcaacatctcagctgaaTGCCTCACAGACCGCCATCATCAACGCGTCTCACAGCATCAGATTAATCCTGGATGACCTGAAGGCTGTGTCCGAGAAGATTGACATCATCACCAGCTGTCAAATACTGCCTGATATTAACATCAATAGTCCAAATAATCATACTGCTCCTGTACCTTAAAGACATAAATGATGCACTTTTAAATACACATATCATTATGATATTTACACTGAATATCCGAGAGACGGACCCAAGCTGGACTAAATAGCATGTTAGCTCTACTACTGTGTTTACAGACAACGCCCATGCATAAATACATATATTGGACAGTTTCACACTACATGTATATTTATCTGTAAGGTACTGCTTGTCCTTGTGTCTTGAGTTTTGGGGGTTTATTTGAGAGCAGAAGTCAAAGAAAAATATGCACGTCATCTCATGTTTTGCAGTTAAggtcatacatttttttttatatatatatagaaattTACATCCCACTGTTTTTGCCTACAGTCCAGTTAATGTAACTCAATGTGATTTCAGAAACCAATCTTGACTGATTTTTGATGATCTTATTATgtctctgctctgctgttttTCGTCCTCTGTGGCAGATCAAGGTAAAAGGCCTGTGTGAGTTTTTCATACTaatatagttttgttttttatttttcttctgtgttaaaattgtaaaaatacaattaactCAGTAATGTTAAATCCCAAATGTTCCTCAGTCCTGAATATTGTTTCTCATTGTTGGCAGCCAGGAAGCTgtaagttgtttttattttttgtttttgtgcttccaGAAATGTCATTTCCCAAAAGCAAAACGATGGTTCAGTAGTGAGGCtttcaatgacaataaatgtGGAGATACCTGAAACAGTGCTGATGACTTTTTTTCGACTGAAGGgtataaatataaatttattGTCAAAAATCAGTGTACAAAACTTTGTAAAACAAGCAAGaaacatgcatgaaaatgaaGGTAATGGTCAATGAATCTAGTGACTTTGCAGCTTTCAATACAGGAAATTGTGGTGTAAATATACTCTATTGCACACACATTTAGTAAAAACACGTTCAAAATTTATCAactcagaaaatgaacaaagcaAACAGTACTGCCTGGTGTTGGTCCAACTGTAGCTTCCTCATTGAATAGGACTTTAGCTGAAAGGAAACCGACATATAGTTACAAACACGTCCACAAAGGTCAGTTATACAGGTCAGAATACCACTAAATCATTCTGCCGAACACCAGCAAATTAACACTCGCATTTCCAGACAATGGCAGTCATCCATTAGGGggtaaaaatgtccacatcatGTGTTTGTAGAAATGTCAGATATGGGTGAAGGCGTACAccaacaccaccaccagcaAGTTGAGGACTGTTCCCACGATACCCACGAGGCCGAGCAGGTTTTCGGTGTCAACCTTGCATCTTGCTGATTCAGGACATTCGCTTAGAGGTTCGAGTGCCTGAGAAATAAGGATTGTGTTCATTTATATGTGCTCAAAGCAGGAAAGACTAGACAAAGTTTAGTAATATATATTTCAGCCACCTGATGGCGCCATTGATACACATGACAACACTCgcaaaacatttttcagctctTTGCTTAACGTATCTATTGTATGTTcatttacagtgaggtgtgtgtttgtatgcattTTATAACCCACATATAGTAATTATGTGTAATATAAGCAATATTTGACATCCAATTTAATATATTAGTTATGTTTAGGTCAGTATTAGTCACATAAACTTGCTGTATGTGCAGTAGTAGTAAGAAACATTCTGTTTTACCCTGCATCTATTGTATATTATGTGtatactttttttctgttaatgtgTAAAATCATGGTTATTCActttaaacaaacagaacaggacacacaacaacacaggacATGGGAAAGAAAACTACAGGTACAGACTTTTTAAGAAGGAACTTGGTATAACATGGAggtataaacaataaaatacgtgtacaggtgtttttttaaatatttgattgGGTATGAGATGTGTGAAGGTGTGTTTCATGATTGAGTACaactcaaacacacaaatatttgGGACTTGCTCTGGGGGTGCAGGCCACATGGGTTTTCTATAACATCctgagacaatctgaattgtaattgttgctatataaatataattgaaaaattgaaatatttacaGTACGACCGTTGATACAAGATCAGGTCACCATCGGTGGGGTCCAGAGTCGCTCAGCAGCATTTAATTTACcattatttgcatttatttaggTTTTTGATATTTGTACATATTTTGTGTCCCACAGTACAGTCAGTGTGTTTAATATAGCAGGTAACTATGTGCTATGCCgtgtgtttgtttattccaAGCGACATGAACATGCTCTATTCTATTCATTTGTCATTTGAAGTAAGATGCATATCTGCACACATTTTAGAGTCTCATTCTGTCTTTcgtattttcatattttggcaTTGTAAACAACACAGCCATGAGAATATCTGTGTGTAGATGCTCAGTCATCCAGGTTACGGTAAACATAGCGGCTTTGGTTAAAGGCAATTTTGTTTTAGGTTCTTGTGGATGTTTCACCTCTAATCCATGAGGCTTCTTCCAACTTGGTTTACTGAGGAAATTTCTTGGATTATGAGTAAAATGTCCTTCAGAGCCTCACAGAAAAGTCCAGTTATGAGTAAAGTACCAACGGCTctgtatttgctgctgctgctacaaaaTTTAAATGATAAGTAGCTTTTCCTTTGACAAAGCCAGATTTGTAGCAGCTTCATTTACCTCTTTGGTGTTTCTCTTTCCTGTGTTGTCCTTCAGTTCCAATGTGGGCTCCATTTGTCACCTTCCAAACTCACACCAACAGCGGCAAAAACTCCTTAAACCCTAATTTAGTCCAGTTCCAAAACAAATAGATCCAAATATTCACAGAGACGATGACTGGCAGGACTGTTTGCTCCACTGGTGGCTCTTAAATTAAAGTCTTCTCTCCTCCTGGGGCTCCGGAGTCACAGGACTCTAATAAATGAGAAACTAAAAGGATGCTGCTTTGTTGTACATCTGAAAGCACAGAGTGGCACATGAGGCCAAGAAGCTGCTCAGCTGCCCAGCCACTATTTCTGTGTCAGGTCATATATAGTTGGCTTGTagctgcgtgtgtgtgcgtgtgtgtgtgcgtgcgtgtgtgcgtgcgtgtgtgcgtgcgtgtgtgcgtgcgtgtgtgtgtgcgtgcgtgtgtgtgtgtgtgtgtgtgtgtgtgtgtccagtggGCAATGTTACAGAGGCCACAGACACTTTGTGGTGACATCACTAATGCTCTCTTCTTTACATCTATTGCTATtatttattgctatttttaaGTGTGATAGATAAGATTTCCCCAATTGTAGCTGAAGGTGTGCAAACATACAGAGAAACTGTGAAAGCCCTTTGTGGGGATAAAGACACTGTCATGTCAAACTACTCCATTTTTCCACATTACTCCACAGAATCAGTTTCCCTTAAGCATCCCTGTTCAATGTTCAGCTCAGAAGCTAAGAGGACCAGATCCACAGCACAGTGCTGACTCACATCTATTATGTTTAAAGAAGACAGTGTAGCAGAGCGTTTGCCACCCGATAACCTCTATTATAGGCATCCACTGAGGCTTCATTATAGGAAAT is a window of Acanthochromis polyacanthus isolate Apoly-LR-REF ecotype Palm Island chromosome 13, KAUST_Apoly_ChrSc, whole genome shotgun sequence DNA encoding:
- the bloc1s3 gene encoding biogenesis of lysosome-related organelles complex 1 subunit 3; its protein translation is MSSRYQIVVQGEASETDSDDEVYITSLSANQTTTVGAKVPGEASETDSEDETENAARSSAPRQESAQILKRDLPPLIVVRDHPDIQSVVEDRPSPSHKPHGDTLLQQKLQESNNRLYSDVGLMVQQVYGNATKEIRTATSQLNASQTAIINASHSIRLILDDLKAVSEKIDIITSCQILPDININSPNNHTAPVP